A part of Primulina eburnea isolate SZY01 chromosome 10, ASM2296580v1, whole genome shotgun sequence genomic DNA contains:
- the LOC140803921 gene encoding uncharacterized protein, producing MLSPSYGFCPEDDELIVDYLNKKIDKEDAPYNRIPKVNVYNHTPEELAELHQSLRKDEWYFYSSRDRKYLNGNRPNRAAGNGFWKATGADKKIYRDGKSVGSKKCLVFYQGKPQQSNKTTWIMHEYVADRPQRRRLPNGNGDMRLDDCVLCRIYKKSEYSPKEEKGAAASESGETAKRTAPKSSENKKRAAPRRVKTKHEGTNQQHNLPVLQMNLQMQQQNLPVIQPNIQTQQQNLPVIQPSLPTQQQNLQVLQPNLSMSERNQHAMQNSLQRWSYNLGGRLDFPMERNSEDAQPIMLQPNVPTPHQNPQAIMQNSLLQPWSCNLGRQFDFRPESNQEEAQPIIQQPNLPTPQQNLRAIMQNSLLQPWSCNLGRQFDLRPESNQEEAQPIIQQPNLPTPQQNLRATHQDLGGQLDFPMESIPEEVNQFHFVNLGNGHETVGNSIPMDTFGNLTYPPLFHNGFRYKDLYPLSSLDSFDPIPTSLYNNDHPQNGSLIQGDELVFPKAATSDKAYNPREKS from the exons ATGCTTTCCCCATCGTATGGCTTTTGTCCGGAAGACGACGAACTGATTGTGGACTACTTGAACAAGAAGATCGATAAAGAGGATGCCCCATACAACCGTATCCCCAAGGTCAATGTTTATAATCATACTCCTGAGGAATTGGCTG AGTTGCATCAGAGTTTGAGAAAAGATGAATGGTATTTCTATTCCTCGAGAGACCGGAAGTATTTAAATGGTAATAGGCCGAATCGAGCAGCTGGTAACGGGTTTTGGAAGGCCACCGGAgctgataaaaaaatatatcgCGATGGCAAATCTGTTGGATCCAAGAAGTGTTTAGTCTTTTACCAAGGGAAGCCCCAACAAAGCAACAAGACTACTTGGATCATGCATGAGTACGTGGCTGACCGGCCTCAAAGACGTCGTCTTCCGAATGGCAATGGTGATATGCGG CTAGATGATTGTGTTCTATGTCGGATTTACAAGAAATCCGAGTATTCACCAAAAGAAGAGAAAGGGGCTGCTGCTTCAGAGTCTGGTGAAACTGCGAAACGGACAGCCCCTAAGTCATCTGAAAATAAGAAACGGGCAGCCCCCAGGCGTGTGAAAACTAAACACGAGGGTACCAACCAGCAGCATAATCTTCCGGTGCTGCAGATGAATcttcaaatgcagcagcagaatCTTCCGGTGATACAGCCGAATATTCAAACACAACAGCAAAATCTTCCGGTGATACAGCCGAGTCTTCCAACACAGCAGCAGAATCTTCAAGTGCTACAGCCTAATCTTTCAATGTCCGAGCGGAATCAGCACGCAATGCAAAATAGTCTCCAGCGATGGAGTTACAATCTTGGCGGACGACTTGATTTTCCTATGGAAAGAAATTCAGAAGACGCACAACCAATCATGCTACAGCCGAATGTTCCAACGCCGCATCAGAATCCGCAGGCAATAATGCAAAATAGTCTCCTCCAGCCATGGAGTTGCAATCTtggtcgacagtttgattttcGTCCGGAAAGTAATCAAGAAGAGGCGCAACCAATCATACAACAACCGAATCTTCCAACGCCGCAGCAGAATCTGCGGGCAATAATGCAAAATAGTCTCCTCCAGCCATGGAGTTGCAATCTtggtcgacagtttgatttgcgTCCGGAAAGTAATCAAGAAGAGGCGCAACCAATCATACAACAACCGAATCTTCCAACGCCGCAGCAGAATCTGCGGGCAACACATCAAGATCTTGGTGGACAGCTTGATTTTCCCATGGAAAGTATTCCAGAAGAGGTAAACCAATTCCATTTTGTCAATCTTGGAAACGGCCACGAAACTGTTGGTAACTCGATTCCCATGGACACTTTTGGAAATCTAACTTATCCGCCCTTATTCCATAATGGGTTCAGATACAAGGACTTGTATCCTCTTTCATCATTGGACTCCTTCGATCCAATCCCCACGTCGCTTTACAACAATGATCATCCTCAAAATGGCTCTTTGATACAGGGAGATGAATTAGTTTTTCCAAAGGCCGCCACAAGTGACAAAGCTTATAATCCTAGAGAGAAATCTTGA